The following nucleotide sequence is from Alteromonas sp. V450.
GTCTTTAAGCGAAAATCGCTTCTCTAGCGCCTTAAAATGCGCTTCTAATTCGCCACCTGCTTGGCAACACAGGTTCTCTATTTCTTCGAGCGCTCGCTGATAATCACTGAAGATTTCTTTTGCCACAACGGTGTTACTTCGTACATAACCTATAGGATTGTTAATTTCATGAGCTATACCTGCAGCAAGCTGCCCTAACATCGCCATTTTATCTGCACTGACCAACTTTTCCTCGAGGGAATCGCGATCCTTTTTGACATTTCGAAGCTCTCGCTGCCTGCGATTCAGTTCAGTTTTCTTCCTTTGATACCTAGACGCTATATTTAGATAGTGTTTCGTAGTATCTAAAATATAAAGCATTTCCTCTTTTAGGTTGTCGTCTTTGGTGAGCAGCACAAGCCACGTGAATTCTTCCTTCGACATTTCATGCATAAAGTGTAGTAAACGCGATTCTTTTTCTGTACCAGGCGGTGTTACAGCACTAACACACCAGTGAGAATAGCTTTCGATCATATGTAGTGGCGTTTCAGCGCGGAGAAAGTCTGCAAGTATCGGGGAGTCTATCCAGCCCCCCTCTTGAAGTAGTACCCTACTATCGTTACCAACAATGACTTCACCATTTTTAACAGAGAAAGCTTTACCGCAAAACGCATCGCTGAACTCAACCGCAGATTCTAAAGCCGAAAATACATATCCTTCATTGGTGTTTGATAGGGTTAACTGGGAGGCTGTACGATTTAAATAGAGGAGTTCTCGCTCTCGTTGTTTCGAGTCTTTGAGTGCTTTTCGTAACGCCTGGTTAGCAAGGTAAGCATCCTGAGAATAGGTTTCTAAAAACGATTCTGCGTTTTTACGTGCAATTTTTTGACGTTTGAGCTGCCGCTCTAGCGAATTAACACGGGCTTCAAGTGCTCGAATGCGATCGTTTTCGGTGGAATACGACGTTTCACTCATCCCAAAGCCCTCCATTGTCCGTCCGCTTGTTACTAAGCGCTCGTTATATTTATTAGTGCCCCATCACACAATAGCTCAACCAGCTAGGCGGTCAAGAAGCATCATAACGCGTTCACTTGCTTGTTCCATTTCTATTAGTTTCGCATCTGCCTCTACAATGTTACCCGCGAGTTTAGCTTTAACCGCTTCCACACCACTGCTATGCACTTTCGCGTGAGGTGTTTCAATTTCCCTAAAAGCAGTAGTCTGGCCAATGGGGCCGCTCGCATTTTCGCGGAACCACTGCCCCAAACGACAATTCATGTGATCACTAAATTCAGACGGCGATTTGCTGCTGAAGCCGCAGAAAACTTCATAAACCCCAGATTTCCACACTACGTGGTCTAACTTCACAGTTTGGATAAACGTAGCGATTGCTCCTTCACTAATCGTCGCTTTCATGCTGTCGCAATGCTGCACCATTGTTTCGTAGCTACTGTTAAGCTGATTGATCCCTGTTTCTAACTGTTCATTGTTCCCACGCAGTTCATTAACGCCTGATACCGCTTTCGATGTGGATTGAATGATACCATTGACAAGTTCTGACACTTCCGTCGCAGATTTATTCGTTTCTGTTGCCAACGCTCGAACTTCATCGGCAACAACGCTGAATCCACGCCCCGCGTCGCCTGCGCGGGCAGCTTCAATAGCTGCATTCAGTGCCAGCAAGTTAGTTTGGTCGGAAATACTGGTGATAGTGGTTACAAATTTATTAATGTTGTCAGCTGTAGTAGAAAGACCTGATATGCGCTCGCTCATACTGCCCATTTGTACATTAAGGCCACTCATGTCAGATACGATTTTACTGAGTGTGGATGCCGACTCACTAAACAAATCATTAATATTTACAATAGATTGGCTTTCTGCATTAATTCTCTCATAAGAACGTAAAACCGTTTCACGAACGCCTTCAACTTGCGACAGAGAATCCACTAAACACTTTATCACAGTCGAATTAGCGGTGGACGTTTCATCATTGTTTGCAGTTTCGAGAGCCGCGGTCAGTTCAAGGTTTTCAGCTTCAAGTGAGGACACTCTATCTAGCGCCTCTTGAAGGCGTTTTTCTAATAGGACAACCTGAGCTTCTTTTTCTTCGAATTTACTGCGTGATACAAACATGTGGAGATACCGATTGTTGTTATAGGATTATTTTACTCAGACTAACAGAGGTTACATCGTCTTAGCCATTAGTCTGAAGTAGCGTTATTGTTTGATTATCGGCAGAAAATTATAAAACTGAGGGGATAAATTAAACTATTATCTCTGTTTTTAGTTTGCAGGCAGTAAATGTGGTGGTAGAGGTGCACGACGAGCGCTTTTTTTAGGTCCATACCAGGTTGATAGGTAATCTAATATCATTGGTTCTGCGTCACCCAATGGCCACAGTTTCTGCGTTTCTTGCATCCAGCGAATAGTCTCAAGCCACCTTTCACGGCTCATGGCATTTTGAGTAATAAGAGAAGTCGAGTGACAGGCACTGCAATGGGCTAACACTAAGTTGAAGCCTTTTGCTTTTACAAGACCTGACTGAGGATCGACTTCATGCAGCACGTGCTCTTTTGATGAACTTGCCATGCTCATCGTTTTATTGGTCTCGGTATCGGCTGCTGCTACGGATATGTGAAGCCCCCCTACTAAGGCTAAAAGTCGAACGGCTATGCAAACCATACCCAGTGCCCCATTCCCCTTAATAAACATAAAATCTTGCACTACTCTACCTACACCACACGCACAGCTATACGATGACAGGCATTGTTTAAATACCCTTTTGGATTCCATCCAGGTAGCACCATAGGCTGAGACTTTCCATGCTCATCTTGTGCTTTAGCCCATACCTCGTAATAGCCCTGCTGAGGGAAGTTTATCTGAGTACTAAACTGCTGCCATGCGTGTCTGTTTGCCGGTGCGTTCAGCTGAGCAAGATGCCACGTTTGGCCAAAATCGATAGAGGTAAACACCTTGGCAATTTTGCCCTCACCACTCCATGCATGTCCCCGAACGGTTAGCTTTTCTTTAAGAGAGTGGTCGCTGCCAGACTTTGGAAAGGTAATAAGCGACTTAACTGGCATGGCTTCAATAATACACATGTCTTCGTCGGCAACTTTCGCGCCAGGCGCTACAGGTTTACACGGCATTCTATAGGCTTTACCCAGCATTTTTGCACCGTCGTGCACACGGTCTCGAATTACAATTTTCTTAAGCCACTTGCCTGACGTTGATGCAGGCCAGCCACCAAATACAAGCCGCAGCGGGTAGCCGTTCATTAAGGGAAGCGGTTCATCATTCATTGCCCACGCGATTAACGACTCGTCCTCCATCGCTTTGTCGATGGGCACGCCACGAGAAATAGCCGCTTTGCCCGGTGTTCGGCTTAAATGCTGATCATCACCGTAATAGCCAATGTAAACCGCGTCTTCCTTTACGCCCACTGCTTTTAGCACGTCTTTTAGCCTCACTCCTGTCCAGCGTGGGCAGCCTACTGCTCCTGTCGTCCACTGGTTACCGGTAGCGGCCGGTGAGAACTCAGCACGCCCATTTCCACCACACTCTAACGTTAACTGATAGGTGTAATGCTTAAATTGAGCTTTTAGTTCTTCAAGGGTAAAGGTTTTTGACTGTGCTGCAGACTCCCCTTCAATAGTAAGCGTCCAGCTGCTTGCATCGGGCGCTTGCGGGGGAATACCGTTATTTCTTACAAACAAGCGCGAAGCAGGTGTGACTGCATCATCCAATAGGTGTGCTGGTGTTTCTGCGTTTAATGGTCTGTCATTGAGTATGGTTAAACCGTCTTTACCTTTAACAGAAAAAGGCGTGTCGGCCTGCGCAAATGCTGCAGGAATGAGGCCCGCTGGCATAAATTGCCCGTACACCACTTCGGCACCGAGTAACAAAGACAGTGACTTTAACCCTTTGATAAAACCTCGGCGAGTCAGTGTATTGCTGGTTCTTTGAAAAACCTGTTCGTCGGCTTTTACAGGATCTTTGGCATAAAGTTCGTGAAGACCGCGTTTTTTCACTGAGACCACCTTATCAGTACAAAAGATTTTGTATTTAAAACATGTTGCAAAATGATGAACGGCTTTTACATAGCGTAAAGAAAACCAAGAATAAGCAGTGCAATCCAAAGGGTTTCAACAACTATCATGACAATAGGCAACACGCCCACTTCGGCAAGCTTGCCCAGGTTTGACTTCATGCCAATCGCGGTAATGGAAACAACCAGAAAAAAACGAGAAACCTGCGTACCTG
It contains:
- a CDS encoding sensor histidine kinase, whose amino-acid sequence is MSETSYSTENDRIRALEARVNSLERQLKRQKIARKNAESFLETYSQDAYLANQALRKALKDSKQRERELLYLNRTASQLTLSNTNEGYVFSALESAVEFSDAFCGKAFSVKNGEVIVGNDSRVLLQEGGWIDSPILADFLRAETPLHMIESYSHWCVSAVTPPGTEKESRLLHFMHEMSKEEFTWLVLLTKDDNLKEEMLYILDTTKHYLNIASRYQRKKTELNRRQRELRNVKKDRDSLEEKLVSADKMAMLGQLAAGIAHEINNPIGYVRSNTVVAKEIFSDYQRALEEIENLCCQAGGELEAHFKALEKRFSLKDSAIEIAEMFDESHEGIERIIEIVKALRSFSYPGSGKHVEISAIEAMNTAIKLTNNLHRYRNAVQFSVPEKDAFFIGNAGQIQQVLVNFLTNAIHATPQGKGITLKIMEGEKSVSLIIEDEGVGMSKETLGKIFTPFFTTKPPGEGTGLGMSISLTIVEEHNGSIDIRSVEGEGTTVKVVLPLA
- a CDS encoding sulfite oxidase encodes the protein MFCTDKVVSVKKRGLHELYAKDPVKADEQVFQRTSNTLTRRGFIKGLKSLSLLLGAEVVYGQFMPAGLIPAAFAQADTPFSVKGKDGLTILNDRPLNAETPAHLLDDAVTPASRLFVRNNGIPPQAPDASSWTLTIEGESAAQSKTFTLEELKAQFKHYTYQLTLECGGNGRAEFSPAATGNQWTTGAVGCPRWTGVRLKDVLKAVGVKEDAVYIGYYGDDQHLSRTPGKAAISRGVPIDKAMEDESLIAWAMNDEPLPLMNGYPLRLVFGGWPASTSGKWLKKIVIRDRVHDGAKMLGKAYRMPCKPVAPGAKVADEDMCIIEAMPVKSLITFPKSGSDHSLKEKLTVRGHAWSGEGKIAKVFTSIDFGQTWHLAQLNAPANRHAWQQFSTQINFPQQGYYEVWAKAQDEHGKSQPMVLPGWNPKGYLNNACHRIAVRVV
- a CDS encoding methyl-accepting chemotaxis protein, coding for MFVSRSKFEEKEAQVVLLEKRLQEALDRVSSLEAENLELTAALETANNDETSTANSTVIKCLVDSLSQVEGVRETVLRSYERINAESQSIVNINDLFSESASTLSKIVSDMSGLNVQMGSMSERISGLSTTADNINKFVTTITSISDQTNLLALNAAIEAARAGDAGRGFSVVADEVRALATETNKSATEVSELVNGIIQSTSKAVSGVNELRGNNEQLETGINQLNSSYETMVQHCDSMKATISEGAIATFIQTVKLDHVVWKSGVYEVFCGFSSKSPSEFSDHMNCRLGQWFRENASGPIGQTTAFREIETPHAKVHSSGVEAVKAKLAGNIVEADAKLIEMEQASERVMMLLDRLAG